The window TGAAATCGAAGAAGGGCGAAACCTTCGACGCGTGGATCAATGCCCTCCACTCGCTCGGCTATAACGTCGATTGGCAGGTGTTGAACGCCGCTGACTACGGTGATGCGACGAGTCGGAAGCGACTGTTCGTCGTCGGTTCTCGACAAGGCAGCCCGAAGTGGCCCGACCCGACCCACAGCGAGAACGGGGAGACACCCGGAACAGAACCGTGGCGGCCAGCAGCGGAGATCATCGACTGGTCCGAGCG is drawn from Halococcus salifodinae DSM 8989 and contains these coding sequences:
- a CDS encoding DNA cytosine methyltransferase, with protein sequence MKSKKGETFDAWINALHSLGYNVDWQVLNAADYGDATSRKRLFVVGSRQGSPKWPDPTHSENGETPGTEPWRPAAEIIDWSER